In the Thermodesulfobacteriota bacterium genome, one interval contains:
- a CDS encoding nucleotidyltransferase domain-containing protein: MESIFSTKERIKILKSVIFSEQSISVNVIAARLNISKGLVSKYLDILAKEGIARRSNGKYLVTNSAVTKATKILLNITGIDVKIFKKFDFVEAVGLYGSCAKGENADESDVDLWIKIKDVSDEEVASLSAQMNKKIKNVKPLFLTTKKIEKMKEDDELFYHSLAFGSIVIYGEKDAIQL; encoded by the coding sequence GTGGAAAGCATTTTTTCTACAAAAGAACGGATCAAGATACTGAAGTCTGTTATCTTTAGCGAGCAGTCTATCAGTGTCAATGTCATTGCCGCCAGGCTTAATATAAGCAAAGGGCTGGTTTCTAAATATCTTGATATTTTGGCTAAAGAGGGAATCGCCAGAAGGTCGAATGGTAAATACCTTGTTACTAATTCGGCAGTCACAAAAGCCACCAAAATTTTATTGAATATAACTGGTATTGATGTAAAAATTTTTAAAAAGTTTGACTTTGTGGAAGCCGTTGGCCTTTATGGAAGCTGCGCCAAAGGCGAAAATGCAGATGAGTCTGACGTGGACCTCTGGATAAAGATTAAGGACGTAAGCGATGAGGAAGTCGCTTCTTTAAGTGCCCAAATGAATAAGAAAATAAAGAATGTAAAGCCTCTATTCTTAACTACCAAGAAGATTGAGAAAATGAAAGAAGACGACGAGCTTTTCTACCACTCATTGGCATTTGGTTCAATCGTCATTTACGGTGAAAAAGATGCCATTCAATTATAA